TCGTAAAAATGATGTGGCGCTGTTAACTGAAACTTTGCCCGAGGACGTCGAACTTGAACTGACCAACCGCACTGTAACTCCGACGCGCGGCGCGGTGGTGCGTGCGAATTATGTAACCAATGTGGGTCTGCGCGCGCTGATCACGTTAATGCAACCTGGTGCTATTCCCGTGCCGTTTGGGGCCATCGTGAATGTGGATGGCCAGAGTGGGCAGGGCTTTATTGTCGGTGAGGGCGGGCAGGTCTATTTAACTGGGTTGAATCCGAAAGGAAGCCTGACCGTTAAATGGGGTAATGACTCAGATAAAGCATGCCGGTCCGAGTATTCCAGTCGTGCTGAAAATAACCATTCTGGTGTCCAGTCGATGAACGTTATTTGTCGTTAGAGGAAATTATGAGAATTTCTAAATTATTATTTCTGATTATATTATCGTGTTTATTCTCTAAGTCTTCACTTGCGATGACCTGCACGTTAGTCAGTTACTGGAATCCCGTCGTCTCTATTGGCGCAATGACCGTTCAGCGTGACGCTCCTGTCGGAACAATTATTGGTACGGTGACATTGACAAATAGTACCCGGTCAGTAAATTGCTCGGACGCGGGAACCATGTCGCGTTATCGCACATTAACTTATTCAGGTGGTGTGCTATCACCTTTGCCGAATATATACAGAACGAATTTAACGGGTGTAGGTATTCAAACTGACCCTTCCGAAGCGTATTTTACAAATCCGGCGCAGCTATTCCAGAGTACCAATAGTGGTGCCGGCGTTCTGTTTGCTAACCATCATACGATTATTATTAATGTCATCAAAACGGGTGATATCGTGTCAGGCACGCTGGCGATGGGAGAAATTGCCAACGAACAGTTTGATAATGGGTCTGGGGGGAGAATAACGTCTGAATCCGTCACTATGTCAGGCGGTAATTCTATCACCGTATTGGCATGTGGTCTGAGCACCCAAACGTTAACATTCCCGATTGGTGATGTATTTGCATCAACATTTGGCAGCACGCCAGGAACAATTCCTTCAGGCGCGCAAACAACGCAAAACCTGGGGCTGAACTGTGCCACAGGCGCCAATATAAACGTCACGCTTTCAGGGATTCAAAACCCTGATGTTTCTGATAACAGTGTTCTGGCTTTAACCGGGCAGGGAAGTGCGGGCGTAGCTCAGGGCGTTGGCGTTCAACTTCTTTATAACGGTTCTCCATTACGAATTAATAGCCGAATGGTGATGAAACAATCATCAGGGGGCCAGGAATCTCTTCCGCTGACGGCCCGTTATTATCAGACCAAAACGGCAGTTACAACGGGTTCGGCCAATACGTCGGCCACGTTGAATTTAACGTACCAGTAATCAAAAGGACCGAATAATGAACATCAGGAAACTGATAATAATCGGCTGTACTGCGCTGAGTGCAATCATGAATTTGTCTGACGTGAAGGCTGCCGACCCGGTGACCATTAGTGTAACGGGGAGAATTATTGCTTCACCTTGTGAGATCAAAAGCGACAGTGTCAATATCAACGTAGATCTTGGTATGAATATCGAGGCTTCATCATTACAGACACCGGGTTCAGCGACTGGATGGGTTCCCGTAGATGTGAATGTGATTAACTGCCCATCTGCCACCACAAAAGCCACCATCTTGTTTCAGGGCACGGCGGATAGCCTCAATCCCAATGACATGTATCGAAATACAGGGACGGCGACAAACCTCGCCGTCCAGCTGCAGGGCGTCGGTGGAGAACCTTTTGGGAATGGGAAAAGTTTTACCGGCATTATCGTAGGCAATGCCTATTCGTATCACCTGCGAGCGCGAGCCTGGACCCAAAATGGCAACGTTATGCCTGGCACGATTAGCGCCGTCGTGACCGCCACCTTTACTTATCAATAAAAATGAATGCCCCTGCGGGGGCATCCTGGAGAGACCTATGCGCGTTTTTGTAACCTTCAGCGCAGTGATATTGATGGCAGCAGCGTTTTTTGCTCTTGCGGATACGGAAATAAATCTTCGCGGCAATGTGGTCGCAAGCCCGTGTTCGGTTGATACCGACACGGTGAATAAACTGGTGGAATTTGATCCGCTACAGCGGACAGACCTCATCACCGCCGGAACAGGTGGCGCGTGGCAGAACTTTTCGCTACTGGTAAAAAACTGCCCGGCAGGCACACGTCAGGTTACGGTGAAATACCTCGGCACAAATGATATTCAGGACGCGACGGCGTGGAAAAACACCGGCACTGCCACTCACGTTGCGCTGCGCATGACCAATGCCGATCACTCGGTTATTTACAGTAACGGGAGCGCTCAGCAGATTTCGGTGAACTCCAGCACTAACAGCGCTGAATTTCCCCTGTCGGCGAAAATATTTACCCCGCAGGGAAATGCCGGGGCTGGAACATTTGCGGCGACGATCAACCTGGAATTTACCTGGCAGTAAGTCTCTTATTATGCCGAATATCAAAATGGTGACGGTTTGTTAAGCCGTCGCCTGCATTTCGTTTTTGAGGTTACATGATTAACGTCCTGATTAAAGATGATAATGCGTTTTATGACTGGTCAATACACAACTTTCTGAGCGAGATATTTTCACAGGAATATCAGAAGAGGGTGAAATTAACGCTGGAGTTTACACATCAGACGGTGCGCCAGGCCGATATGATTATTATGGGGATGTGCCAGGGCGAGCATTTCACCTGTCACCCTGAGCTGCATTCGCGCACCAAAGGGGTGATCGTTGGTTTAATGGATAAAAAACCGGTGAATACCGCACCGTCACCGGAGTGCATCCGGGATATTGTTTATATCGAACGCAGAGCGCCGCTTCGCGTGATACGCGATGGCATAATCCATGTCTGGAAAGGTCATGAGGAAACGCGTTGTAGCAATTGTTATACCTGCCGACACCGGGCGTTGTCACCCCAGCAAACACGGATTATGGCTGGTTTCTACAGCGGTAAAAATGTGCCGCAAATAGCGCGTGAGCTTAATTTGTCTGAGAAGACGATTTTTTCTCACAAATATCACATGATGGCGAAATTTAATCTCTCCACCGACTATGAATTGCTCCTGCTGCTCGACAGGTTGCACGAACGTCGGCTTTATCCCCATCTCTTCACAAAGTAACAGGGCATAAGGATATGTCTGTTCAAGGATGAATAAGGGGCATTACGTTGGGCTGGATAAAAAGGGATTTAAAACTGAAGAGGAGTATCACGAAATGGTGCGTCCGAGTGGACTCGAACCACC
Above is a window of Lelliottia jeotgali DNA encoding:
- a CDS encoding PhfB; this translates as MRISKLLFLIILSCLFSKSSLAMTCTLVSYWNPVVSIGAMTVQRDAPVGTIIGTVTLTNSTRSVNCSDAGTMSRYRTLTYSGGVLSPLPNIYRTNLTGVGIQTDPSEAYFTNPAQLFQSTNSGAGVLFANHHTIIINVIKTGDIVSGTLAMGEIANEQFDNGSGGRITSESVTMSGGNSITVLACGLSTQTLTFPIGDVFASTFGSTPGTIPSGAQTTQNLGLNCATGANINVTLSGIQNPDVSDNSVLALTGQGSAGVAQGVGVQLLYNGSPLRINSRMVMKQSSGGQESLPLTARYYQTKTAVTTGSANTSATLNLTYQ
- a CDS encoding fimbrial protein, producing MNIRKLIIIGCTALSAIMNLSDVKAADPVTISVTGRIIASPCEIKSDSVNINVDLGMNIEASSLQTPGSATGWVPVDVNVINCPSATTKATILFQGTADSLNPNDMYRNTGTATNLAVQLQGVGGEPFGNGKSFTGIIVGNAYSYHLRARAWTQNGNVMPGTISAVVTATFTYQ